From one Microbacterium sp. 10M-3C3 genomic stretch:
- a CDS encoding zinc-binding alcohol dehydrogenase, which yields MQGGSGPEWVIREDAGQPVLVALFLRHAIGVRSPDELPTLRGLPPRSAPERSEAEQALLERQWLAYWAMTVEPQAHPSPEPLDLVDGFDTLVALPESAVELRREIAPHAADACAYAQRAHERYRADTAAKPGVSYRAYASAIAEHERQVGRRAHSFELNVHVLPLAQRGVWWIGSLTVAVTDGLRGDVVAFDAAIHPIIAELA from the coding sequence ATGCAGGGCGGCAGCGGTCCGGAATGGGTGATCCGCGAAGACGCGGGTCAGCCGGTGCTCGTCGCGCTCTTCCTGCGGCACGCGATCGGCGTGCGCTCCCCCGACGAGCTGCCCACGCTCCGCGGTCTTCCGCCGCGCTCGGCACCCGAGCGGTCGGAGGCCGAGCAGGCGCTCCTGGAGCGGCAGTGGCTGGCGTATTGGGCCATGACCGTCGAGCCGCAGGCGCATCCCTCTCCCGAGCCGCTCGACCTCGTCGACGGCTTCGACACGCTCGTCGCGCTCCCCGAGTCGGCGGTCGAGCTGCGGCGCGAGATCGCCCCCCACGCCGCCGACGCGTGCGCATACGCGCAGCGCGCGCACGAGCGGTACCGCGCCGACACGGCCGCCAAGCCCGGCGTCTCCTACCGTGCGTACGCGAGCGCGATCGCCGAGCACGAACGGCAGGTCGGGCGGCGCGCGCACTCGTTCGAGCTCAACGTGCACGTGCTGCCGCTCGCGCAGCGGGGCGTGTGGTGGATCGGCTCGCTCACGGTGGCCGTCACCGACGGCCTGCGCGGCGACGTCGTCGCGTTCGACGCCGCCATCCATCCGATCATCGCCGAGCTGGCGTAG
- the purM gene encoding phosphoribosylformylglycinamidine cyclo-ligase gives MASPNPYSAAGVDTAAGDLAVELMKSAVRRTHGPEVLGGVGGFAGMFDASALLSYTKPLLATSTDGVGTKVAIAQALDKHDTIGQDLVGMVVDDIVVVGAKPLFMTDYIACGKVHPERIAAIVSGIAAGCAATGTALVGGETAEHPGLLGPADYDVAGAATGVVEADAVLGADRVRDGDVVLALASSGLHSNGFSLVRHIVARRGIGYGDHAADFGTTWGEALLEPTRLYTSPLLRLIDAVPGVHALSHVTGGGIAANLARVLPRGMWTEIDRSTWSPAPVFRVLADLGDLDLADTEGTWNLGIGFLAVVSADAADAAVAALEADGIPTWQVGVVRDAGRPEGEWEQGAKGVDGGAVRLVGEYATSQSGAK, from the coding sequence GTGGCGTCCCCCAACCCCTACAGTGCTGCCGGCGTCGACACCGCAGCGGGCGACCTCGCCGTCGAACTCATGAAGTCGGCGGTGCGCCGCACCCACGGACCGGAGGTGCTCGGCGGGGTCGGCGGATTCGCCGGCATGTTCGACGCGAGCGCCCTGCTGTCGTACACGAAGCCGCTGCTGGCGACGAGCACCGACGGCGTCGGCACGAAGGTCGCGATCGCGCAGGCGCTCGACAAGCACGACACGATCGGGCAGGACCTGGTCGGCATGGTCGTCGACGACATCGTCGTGGTGGGCGCCAAGCCGCTGTTCATGACCGACTACATCGCGTGCGGCAAGGTGCATCCCGAGCGCATCGCGGCGATCGTCTCGGGCATCGCGGCCGGATGCGCCGCCACGGGCACCGCCCTCGTCGGCGGCGAGACGGCGGAGCACCCGGGGCTCCTCGGCCCGGCCGACTACGACGTCGCGGGCGCCGCGACCGGCGTGGTCGAGGCCGACGCCGTGCTCGGCGCCGACCGCGTGCGCGACGGCGACGTCGTGCTCGCCCTGGCTTCGAGCGGGCTGCACTCCAACGGCTTCTCGCTCGTGCGTCACATCGTGGCGCGCCGCGGCATCGGCTACGGCGACCACGCCGCCGACTTCGGCACGACATGGGGCGAGGCCCTGCTCGAGCCGACGCGCCTGTACACGTCGCCGCTCCTGCGCCTCATCGACGCCGTCCCCGGCGTGCACGCCCTCAGCCACGTCACGGGAGGCGGCATCGCCGCCAACCTCGCGCGCGTGCTGCCGCGCGGCATGTGGACCGAGATCGATCGCTCGACGTGGTCGCCCGCGCCGGTGTTCCGTGTGCTGGCCGACCTCGGCGACCTCGACCTCGCCGACACCGAGGGCACGTGGAACCTCGGCATCGGCTTCCTCGCCGTCGTCTCGGCGGATGCGGCGGACGCCGCCGTCGCGGCCCTCGAGGCCGACGGCATCCCTACGTGGCAGGTGGGCGTCGTACGCGACGCCGGCCGTCCGGAGGGCGAGTGGGAGCAGGGCGCGAAGGGCGTCGACGGCGGCGCGGTGCGCCTCGTCGGAGAGTACGCGACCTCGCAGAGCGGAGCGAAGTAA
- a CDS encoding membrane dipeptidase has translation MTVAGGGRMLWDQHTCVALRPDADVSELRRYAGAAGAFVSLNAGYAPHPFAVTSALLDAFRRQVEETPGLELADTLAEVDAIRAGGAIAVAFDLEDCRPLDGDLGNVAVLYGKGVRTLAPTYNHANAAGCGCLDVDDSGLTAWGRRLVAEMNAVGMVPDGSHGSAQTGLDLCRVSTTPVVYSHSCMRAVWEHPRNITDDQARACADSGGVVGITGVGIFLGPNTPTLEAMTRHLEHAVELVGIDHVGVSSDFSFDWREFRDEIAANTDLYDDSYTRWGPMEWMPPETLVGLGAHLASRGWAGEDIDAVLGGNFRRVAAQTWG, from the coding sequence GTGACCGTCGCGGGCGGCGGGCGGATGCTGTGGGACCAGCACACGTGCGTCGCGCTGCGGCCCGACGCCGATGTGTCCGAACTCCGCCGATATGCCGGCGCGGCTGGCGCGTTCGTGTCGCTGAACGCCGGATACGCGCCGCATCCGTTCGCGGTGACGAGCGCGCTGCTCGACGCCTTCCGCCGTCAGGTCGAGGAGACCCCCGGGCTCGAGCTCGCCGACACGCTCGCTGAGGTCGACGCGATCCGGGCGGGCGGGGCGATCGCGGTCGCCTTCGACCTCGAGGACTGCCGCCCGCTCGACGGCGACCTCGGCAACGTCGCCGTGCTGTACGGCAAGGGCGTGCGCACCCTCGCGCCGACGTACAACCACGCCAACGCGGCCGGATGCGGCTGCCTCGACGTCGACGACAGCGGGCTCACCGCGTGGGGCCGGCGCCTGGTCGCCGAGATGAACGCGGTCGGGATGGTGCCCGACGGCTCGCACGGCAGCGCGCAGACCGGACTGGATCTGTGCCGCGTGTCGACGACGCCCGTCGTCTACTCGCACTCGTGCATGAGGGCCGTGTGGGAGCATCCGCGCAACATCACCGACGACCAGGCGCGTGCGTGCGCCGACAGCGGCGGGGTGGTCGGGATCACGGGCGTCGGCATCTTCCTCGGGCCGAACACCCCGACGCTCGAGGCGATGACGCGCCACCTCGAGCACGCCGTCGAACTCGTCGGCATCGATCATGTCGGGGTGAGCTCGGACTTCTCCTTCGACTGGCGCGAGTTCCGCGACGAGATCGCGGCGAACACCGACCTCTACGACGACAGCTACACCCGCTGGGGTCCGATGGAGTGGATGCCGCCCGAGACGCTCGTCGGGCTCGGCGCGCACCTGGCGTCCCGCGGCTGGGCCGGCGAGGACATCGACGCGGTGCTCGGCGGCAACTTCCGTCGCGTCGCTGCGCAGACGTGGGGCTGA
- the purF gene encoding amidophosphoribosyltransferase: MCGIVGMAGRGPVNQEIYDALLLLQHRGQDSTGIATAEANGVFHINKQRGMVREAFRTRDMRSLLGEIGLGHVRYATRGTASSEEEAQPFYVNAPYGIVLVHNGNLTNTRELTDDLFHKDRRHLNTSSDTELLVNILGSELQSEISGPDLDPDQVFRAVSRVHERVEGSYAAIALIAGYGLLAFRDPFGIRPLILGTRAADPAVGGYEWVVASESLVLENAGFEVVRDILPGEAVFIGLDGTLHTRQCATDPVLKPCSFEYVYLARPDSVMNGISVYEARLRMGERLADTIAKYTPPGSIDVVMPIPDSARPAAMQVARKLGLEYREGFYKNRYVGRTFIMPGQAVRKKSVRQKLNAMSTEFKGKNVLLIDDSIVRGTTSKQIIQMARDAGAASVTFASAAPPVRFPHVYGINMPSRHELVAHGRTIPEIAAELGCDYLVYQEVEDLRAAIIEGSDLDDLDMSCFDGRYVTGTVTEEYLAWVEGSQQS; this comes from the coding sequence ATGTGCGGCATCGTCGGGATGGCCGGTCGCGGCCCGGTCAACCAGGAGATCTACGACGCCCTCCTCCTCCTCCAGCATCGCGGCCAGGACTCCACCGGCATCGCGACGGCCGAGGCGAACGGCGTCTTCCACATCAACAAGCAGCGCGGCATGGTGCGCGAGGCGTTCCGCACGCGCGACATGCGCTCGCTGCTCGGCGAGATCGGGCTCGGGCACGTCCGGTACGCCACGCGCGGCACCGCCTCGAGCGAGGAGGAGGCGCAGCCCTTCTACGTCAACGCGCCGTACGGCATCGTGCTGGTACACAACGGCAACCTGACGAACACGCGCGAGCTCACCGACGACCTGTTCCATAAAGACCGCCGCCACTTGAACACGAGCTCCGACACCGAGCTGCTCGTGAACATCCTCGGCTCCGAGCTGCAGTCCGAGATCTCCGGGCCCGACCTCGACCCCGACCAGGTGTTCCGCGCGGTCTCGCGCGTGCACGAGCGCGTCGAGGGCTCGTACGCGGCGATCGCGCTCATCGCGGGCTACGGGCTGCTGGCGTTCCGCGACCCCTTCGGCATCCGCCCGCTGATCCTCGGCACGCGCGCGGCCGACCCGGCCGTCGGCGGCTACGAGTGGGTCGTGGCATCGGAGTCGCTCGTGCTGGAGAACGCGGGCTTCGAGGTGGTCCGCGACATCCTGCCCGGCGAGGCGGTCTTCATCGGCCTCGACGGCACGCTCCACACGCGCCAGTGCGCGACCGACCCCGTGCTGAAGCCGTGCTCCTTCGAGTACGTGTACCTCGCGCGGCCCGACTCCGTCATGAACGGGATCTCGGTCTACGAGGCGCGCCTGCGCATGGGCGAGCGCCTCGCCGACACGATCGCGAAGTACACGCCTCCCGGATCCATCGACGTCGTCATGCCCATCCCCGACTCGGCACGACCCGCGGCGATGCAGGTCGCCCGCAAGCTCGGCCTGGAGTACCGGGAGGGCTTCTACAAGAACCGCTACGTCGGCCGCACGTTCATCATGCCCGGGCAGGCGGTGCGCAAGAAGAGCGTCCGCCAGAAGCTCAACGCGATGTCGACGGAGTTCAAGGGCAAGAACGTGCTCCTCATCGACGACTCGATCGTGCGCGGCACCACGAGCAAGCAGATCATCCAGATGGCGCGCGACGCCGGCGCCGCGTCGGTGACGTTCGCGTCGGCCGCGCCGCCGGTGCGCTTTCCGCACGTGTATGGCATCAACATGCCCTCCCGGCACGAGCTCGTCGCGCACGGCCGCACGATCCCCGAGATCGCGGCAGAGCTGGGCTGCGACTACCTCGTGTACCAGGAGGTCGAAGACCTGCGCGCCGCGATCATCGAGGGGTCCGACCTCGACGACCTCGACATGAGCTGCTTCGACGGACGCTACGTCACGGGCACCGTCACGGAGGAGTACCTCGCGTGGGTGGAGGGCAGCCAGCAGTCGTGA